In the Platichthys flesus chromosome 14, fPlaFle2.1, whole genome shotgun sequence genome, TTGACatttacatatgtatatatatggtaaatacagtaaatgaaactgaaatataGTAAATtaggtataaataaatatgataaataaagtaaatatagtcaaatactgtaaatgttaaatatactTAATGTATTTAGTATGTATCTAAATGTATTTAGTATATTAAGGCTATAAAGAGTTTATGTATTCGCTTTTTTGTCTGACAGGCTACGCGGAACACAAGAATAGAGGGATTCCACCCGGAAGGCTTTCAGTGTAGCACGCCGGTATAACCAgtaaacacagcacacacatgtcGGTACAGCAgcagtagtattagtagtattagtagtattagTTGTGTGTTCTGTCAGTAAACTAACTCGTAGACTCCTGAGTGGTCCAAATGTCCGAGGCGTCAGACGAAGCTCCTCCTCGTCAGAACTGGATCCTGCAGCATCCAGCGGTGAGTCCAGATGTCAGAGGTTCAGGTctgtgttgcgttcaggtgcCCTCTGGTAAAACCCGCACTTACCGGTGTATGTCTCTTTCCTCAGTATCAGCAGATGAAGGACCTGGAGGTTGAGGACATCGCTCAGCTGCACGCAGCTTTCCTCGTCTACATGGATTTAACGGAGGGTGAGTGTCACTCTTTGCATTGGGTCAGAGCCTGAGGTTTAATTTAACAACCCGCCAATCCTGTTCTTTATTCTTTTGATCATTTATACtgttgaaatgaataaataaatataagaatAATACTTTAACCAGCAAACACTGTGTTCTAATTCCTGTTTTAACTTGTAAAACATGATGTTTCTTTTGATTATTTCTAAAGAAAATAGCAAACTtagtaaaataatcatttattccacacagtgtgtagttcaTGTGATTGTGTGCAGTGTTAACTCTTCCTTTATTCATTAAAATGactgcagacacaaacatgggGTCCATAATATAATCTACAACTATGTACAATATTGTCAATGTCACATCCACAGGAGATAAAGTTTCCTGATGAGGATTAAAAGTGACTTCTTGCAtctttcaattaatttaatgacataagaaataacaaaatcaaTATAAGTGAGTGTGTGGGGATGAAACTTAAAGGTTACTGAGACTGCAGGACCTTTGCTCATTCTCTAGAtcatctcacacactctctcacagtctcacacactctctcacagtctcacacactctctcatagtctcacacactctctcactgtctcacacactctctcatagtctcacacactctctcacagtCTCAGACACTCTCTCAtagtctcacacactctctcatagTCTCAGACACTCTCTCAtagtctcacacactctctcatagTCTCACaccctctctcactgtctcacacactctctcatagtctcacacactctctcacagtctcacacactctctcacagtctcagacactctctcacagtctcacacactATCTCACAGTCTCAGACACTCTCTCAtagtctcacacactctctcatagTCTCACACACTCTATCAtagtctcacacactctctcatagtctcacacactctctcactgtctcacacactctctcatagtctcacacactctctcacagtctcacacactctctcacagtctcacacactctctcatagtctcacacactctctcatagcctcacacactctctcatagTCTCAGACACTCTCTTGTGTTCTCCTCAGTGCGTCGGTGGAAGGACGTGTCTAGCCTCAAGAGTCCTGAGCTGCAGTTGGTGTTGTTAGAAGGGCGAGAGAAGGATGGAGCCCCCATCCAGACCATCCTTCCTCTACCCGTTCACCGATCTCTTTGCCACAGAAGGTGaagaaacttttatttttattttaccaccACAGCTCATCTTCCTTCCATGTGCTAACTgtatcctcctctctgctgtgcagCATACGACACGTGCTGGACCGAGGCTTTCCCATGGTGCTGTGTGCGGTGGCATCGGACTCCACCCTGGTCTACCAGAAGATGACCGATGGGTTGGTGACACCCGACCCTCCTGTGGGGCCCTTTCAGGACGCCGGACGCCGGCAGCACCGGAAGAgacggcagcagcagtgagaagctggagggaggaggtgatgaactGAAGAAAGGACAGAAAGACATTCTCAGTCTGTGTAAGACAGGTGCGACTCTTCCATGGGACATATGAGGCTACAGCCTGTTATTCTCTGTTGATAAAGCCCTTTTCTCAGACATGTCCTGCAGATGATCTCCACAAAACTGGGGCTGGACTTTCTCCACACTTTGCCTTTCTCTTATGCACAAGACAGCAAGAGGTTCTCTGCTCacacgtgttcacaacagcaaccgATTCCTCACAGGATTCAGGAGAGGGCTGGAGCAGCAGGCACAGGCAGGATGTCGCCTATTCATTCCCctgcggagatcacatgatAGCCTGGGTCTTCCACGTTAATGGCTTGGCTTTTTCACCATGagcttttttatttgctttttgtcttttatatttttgtgtctgtcgcGCATTAGAAGAGTCATcaagattccccccccccccccattccctcGCAGTGAATcttgcattcacacattcacgtttccggaggatctctggaggtcagggcatgtctgaaagcagcttttgttgTGCTGTGAACATACTAAGTTGAATCATTGCTCTATTGATGCAGTTGGTAAAGTGATCTGAGTTCATCCACTAAATGATTTGGCTGCATTACGACGTAGCCCAACTGTTGGTGAACTGAGGCTGATGCACATATTGAAATCTGAAAGTTATatcaaatgaaaatcaaaagATGCAACACAttgagtaaataaataatttggatGAGGTTGTGAAGTATTTCTGAGTCTTAATAACCAGCAGACATGATAAGTTTGTCCCTAGTTTACTTGATGATATATTActtccttttaaaaacaaaaagttccCTGTTTTGAGAGGATCATTGTCAGATAGGTAAGGTAAAGGCTAGGTCAACATGGAGGAGTTACCCATACAAAGagggttatgtgtgtgtttagttcccgagtgtgtgtttgtttgtaagcaagataacACAACAATGACCAAATGGAGGCCACACATCTAGTTGAAATGATGCAGTGTGGGTGGTCAGGGACgaacccattcaatttggtgtggatcagatccaggatttctttttttaacccacTCTCACATTGagatgagggagttttttttccaagggagtaattcatgaatcttaatgaaaaacaatcagGGACATTCAAATctatgtgtgtgaaatttgctGAAGCTCAATTTGATCTAAGAGACAGTTGTAGAGTGCCATTCGAGTTTTAGAACGACTAAGAGAAAGAGTGGTATTtgagtttaatttaaaatctaaacAAGTGACAACAAGAGATGTTCTGTTGTTTCATATCTTTGTAATgaattttagcttttttatgttttgatttgaCCGACCTTTTGCCGCTTCAGCTTCACTGAATATATTGTTGACAAACCTATTCCCCCTGCAGGTTTTTtgtgtcagctgcagctccacttaCACTCCCAGCTCTGCTTatcagaacaacacaacacctcAGCTGTGTGGAGAAGTTACTGAAAACGCTTTTAATTTttctagaaaaacaaaaagttcaacacacaaacagaacaaaaaaaaagaaacaccgGTGATTAAAACACATGATGAGGCTAATCTGTGATGTTGCAGTGTCCGCCGCCCTGCAGGTTTAACATGGAGCAGATACTGAAGCGGGGCTCGTCAGTGACCCCGCCGtgagagtgcatgtgtgtgtgtgtgtgtctctttataTTTGAATGGTGCAGCAGTGTCTTGATGAGAGGAAGGACTCGCCTATATGGGACAATTATCACAACACTTCAGCCCTGAGCCTTATTCAACAGAAATACTTGTTATACAgaaacagacagggacagacgAACACACCGCACTGGCCAACAAGCTTTAGAAAAGAGGTACATACTGTGTCTCGGAATGTAAGTTTCCAACCTGTCCACTTTTCAGGAggaagaaatatttaaaataatgcgGACAGAgacattattttcactttcactcagCGTCCACATCAGCACTGATCATTCCCACCGTTGGACTATTAAATAAACAGTCTGTGTTTCTAGTGTCTACATGATATCTCCATGATAGCCGTGTATATTGATCTTTCAAGAGTTTTCCAAAAGGCGGAAAAAAATAAGCTTCCTACTCAGGATCCCAACATTTCCGTGGCTTCATCGGGAGAGTAAAgacttctctccctctgcagacgTGCAAATACTGATCCGGGTGTTGGGTTTCAGTCTCTCTCAGGGTTAGTCAACAGAGCTGGTCGCGAGCAGGACGGCAAAAAAGGTGCTTGATTCGAGTCAGTGATCCGTTCTTCTCAGGCGCATACACACAAGGGACAGTGTAGACGGGACAGATTCGCCCTGGACG is a window encoding:
- the tsen15 gene encoding tRNA-splicing endonuclease subunit Sen15, producing the protein MSEASDEAPPRQNWILQHPAYQQMKDLEVEDIAQLHAAFLVYMDLTEVRRWKDVSSLKSPELQLVLLEGREKDGAPIQTILPLPVHRSLCHRSIRHVLDRGFPMVLCAVASDSTLVYQKMTDGLVTPDPPVGPFQDAGRRQHRKRRQQQ